A single window of Mycosarcoma maydis chromosome 1, whole genome shotgun sequence DNA harbors:
- a CDS encoding uncharacterized protein (related to GLO4 - glyoxalase II (hydroxyacylglutathione hydrolase)), producing the protein MKIHPVAVREDNYAYILQSSVDGRAVFVDVFDVEAVSGAAEKLGIPNENVVGLLTTHHHFDHSGGNEAFAHAYPGRPIYGGSDKIPALTKLVHDADRISELLGGVSIECVATPCHTQDHICYHVTDTTTAQSGVFTGDTLFISGCGRFFEGHPQQMLSAMDRLSSLPDHTLVYCGHEYTKSNVAFSAAILPPSEHPITKLINDLKTTHSTTGMYTIADERNHNPFMRCRDQLVKDKLAHLVGHDVHDEVEVMRLLRELKNGGHVKANI; encoded by the coding sequence ATGAAGATCCATCCGGTGGCGGTTCGCGAGGACAACTATGCGTACATCCTGCAATCGTCTGTAGACGGACGTGCGGTGTTTGTAGATGTGTTCGACGTTGAAGCTGTTAGTGGAGCAGCCGAGAAGTTGGGCATTCCGAACGAGAACGTGGTGGGCCTATTGACCACGCACCATCACTTTGATCATTCCGGGGGCAATGAAGCGTTCGCGCATGCCTATCCGGGTCGGCCGATCTACGGGGGTAGCGACAAGATCCCTGCTCTGACCAAGCTGGTGCACGATGCAGATAGGATTAGCGAGCTGCTGGGTGGAGTATCGATCGAGTGTGTTGCCACACCGTGTCATACGCAAGACCACATCTGCTACCATGTCACTGACACCACCACTGCGCAATCTGGCGTGTTCACCGGCGACACGCTCTTCATCAGCGGATGCGGAAGATTCTTCGAGGGCCATCCGCAACAGATGCTCTCTGCAATGGACAGGCTCTCGTCACTCCCCGACCATACGCTCGTGTATTGTGGCCATGAATACACCAAATCCAACGTCGCCTTCAGCGCCGCTATTCTCCCGCCATCCGAGCATCCCATCACCAAACTCATCAACGACCTCAAAACTACCCACTCCACCACCGGCATGTACACCATCGCCGACGAAAGGAACCATAACCCCTTCATGCGATGCAGAgaccagctcgtcaaggaTAAACTAGCCCACTTGGTCGGCCACGATGTGCACGATGAGGTAGAGGTCATGCGTCTCCTTCGCGAGCTTAAGAATGGCGGTCACGTCAAGGCTAACATCTGA
- a CDS encoding uncharacterized protein (related to Nuclear receptor co-repressor/HDAC3 complex subunit TBLR1), protein MAPLCTSAEVNLLVYHYLKESGFHHASFSLRHESRLDDEPLSKEAIIEPGQLVRFLQKGLIYASVEAHIQDDGTEKPCSSTIRLVGPPHVCDGKPRSTPPSTSPTRLSPEPDVFAAQQPRPERKEAATQTPPAPAAARPVNGVHTTKLIASSSLQPDDADRSSKVASSSKKKLDDAVENDDASSATFKPKDAKRKASNSVTSDADREDKRVRRSEAGAKSDDAVTLEAHTDEDAHTSSRKDRRNGGSESRSASPGVEKKQAAKDKDTGSSKKKKGGKSSAGENGEASKKRADKGKDPKAPAPQPKGDNFIEDAQITTLAGHTGEVFISAWNPSVPNMLASGGGDATVRIWEVPENAGESPDAPTICKHLPATQSKDISTLDWNPDGTLLASGSYDGIVRLWTPQGDLHLVMSMHQGPVISVRWNRKGNMLLTGSADGTIIVWDLNSGKPRHTFPLHSDSVLDVEWLSTADGSLKPKSSSDAPPPMPHGLSPSVSDTYFASCSADNSINLCKLGEPKPVKSFKGHTDEVNAIRFDPSQTLLASVSDDTTAKIWALDIGSSGASGASAGATGSAGDHLRKRASQRRGGSAHLEGMDVDEDGTQRTAEENTGDRDRDREKDRATPGSIGSGAATANATNKERNSPAPGSNGQTGLASNLGAASTLLTTTAKGPNKGLRLTLAGHKKELYALAWCPTGPGSANPDQPRMLATSSFDWTARLWNADNGDCLRVIDAHEDNVYTLRFSPCARYLATGGIDKKVIISRVDNGALVQQYQGGGPIFDIAWKDIYDMVETKQEYGEKGEEDGTKLQPLAKRHQLAISQADRKLSVLNIGDLDAVESTVTFKAPPAVEVKTEASTSSDKPPKKQARGGV, encoded by the coding sequence ATGGCACCTCTCTGCACCTCAGCAGAAGTCAATCTGCTTGTGTATCACTACCTCAAGGAGTCTGGTTTTCACCATGCCTCCTTCTCGTTACGCCATGAATCACGTCTAGACGACGAGCCATTATCAAAAGAAGCCATCATCGAGCCTGGTCAGCTAGTCCGCTTCCTCCAAAAGGGTCTCATCTATGCATCAGTAGAGGCACACATTCAAGACGACGGCACAGAAAAGCCGTGTTCTTCCACCATCCGTCTGGTCGGTCCACCACATGTCTGCGACGGTAAGCCACGATCAACGCCTCCGTCAACGAGTCCAACACGCCTGTCACCCGAACCTGATGTGTTCGCCGCACAGCAACCCCGACCTGAGCGCAAAGAAGCCGCAACGCAAACTCCTCCTGCTCCCGCTGCAGCCAGGCCGGTCAATGGCGTCCACACCACCAAGCTGATAGCCTCCTCATCGCTCCAGCccgacgatgctgatcgATCCTCCAAGGTGGCTTCTTCctccaagaagaagcttGACGACGCAGTCGAGAACGATGACGCTTCATCGGCTACTTTCAAGCCCAAGGATGCAAAGCGCAAGGCGTCCAACTCGGTCACCTCGGACGCAGACCGGGAGGACAAGCGTGTGCGTAGGAGTGAAGCAGGCGCAAAATCAGATGATGCTGTCACATTGGAAGCGCATACTGATGAGGATGCACACACATCCTCGCGCAAGGACCGTCGGAATGGCGGGTCAGAGTCTCGCTCGGCATCCCCCGGCGTCGAAAAGAAACAGGCagccaaggacaaggacacCGGTAGtagcaagaagaaaaagggTGGAAAGTCATCAGCTGGCGAAAATGgcgaagcaagcaagaagcggGCAGACAAGGGCAAAGATCCAAAGGCGCCAGCACCGCAACCAAAGGGTGACAACTTTATCGAGGATGCACAGATAACAACATTGGCAGGTCACACGGGCGAAGTATTCATCTCTGCTTGGAATCCATCCGTGCCCAACATGCTGGCGTCCGGGGGTGGTGATGCCACCGTGCGCATCTGGGAGGTGCCCGAGAATGCCGGTGAATCGCCAGATGCGCCGACCATCTGCAAGCATCTGCCTGCCACGCAGAGCAAGGACATTTCGACGCTTGACTGGAATCCAGATGGAACTCTGCTTGCCTCGGGCTCGTACGATGGTATCGTCCGGCTCTGGACACCTCAAGGCGATCTACATCTCGTCATGTCAATGCACCAGGGCCCCGTGATAAGCGTTCGCTGGAACCGCAAGGGTAACATGCTGCTCACAGGCAGCGCAGATGGCACCATCATCGTGTGGGATCTCAACAGCGGCAAGCCTAGGCACACATTCCCACTCCACAGCGACAGTgttctcgacgtcgaatGGTTGTCAACCGCCGATGGCTCGCTCAAACCCAAGTCTTCATCGGATGCACCACCGCCCATGCCGCACGGTCTGAGTCCTTCGGTTTCAGATACCTATTTTGCCTCGTGTTCCGCGGACAACAGCATCAATTTGTGCAAGCTTGGTGAGCCAAAACCGGTCAAGTCGTTCAAGGGTCACACGGACGAGGTCAATGCAATCCGCTTTGATCCTTCGCAGACGCTTCTGGCCTCCGTTTCAGATGACACGACGGCCAAGATTTGGGCTCTCGACATCGGCTCGAGTGGTGCAAGCGGAGCATCTGCCGGTGCTACCGGGTCGGCAGGAGATCACCTTCGCAAGCGCGCATCTCAGCgccgaggcggaagcgCACATTTGGAAGGAATGGATGTGGACGAAGATGGTACGCAGAGAACAGCCGAGGAAAACACTGGTGACCGCGACCGCGACCGCGAAAAAGACCGTGCCACGCCTGGCTCTATAGGCAGTGGCGCAGCAACGGCCAACGCCACCAACAAAGAACGCAATTCACCGGCGCCAGGAAGCAACGGGCAGACAGGCCTAGCATCAAACTTGGGCGCTGCATCGACCCTTCTCACCACCACAGCTAAAGGTCCCAACAAGGGATTGCGGCTAACGCTTGCCGGCCACAAGAAGGAGCTCTACGCTCTCGCATGGTGTCCCACCGGTCCTGGCTCAGCCAATCCGGATCAACCCAGGATGCTGGCTACCAGCTCTTTTGACTGGACCGCCAGGCTGTGGAATGCCGATAATGGTGACTGTCTGCGCGTCATCGACGCACACGAGGACAATGTCTACACGTTGCGATTCAGTCCGTGTGCTCGCTACCTCGCCACGGGCGGCATTGACAAGAAGGTCATCATCTCGCGCGTCGACAACGGCGCTCTAGTGCAGCAGTACCAAGGAGGAGGTCCAATATTTGATATTGCATGGAAGGACATCTACGACATGGTCGAGACCAAGCAGGAGTATGGAGAGAAGGGCGAAGAGGACGGAACCAAGCTGCAGCCTCTAGCAAAGCGCCATCagctcgccatctcgcagGCAGACCGAAAGCTGAGTGTGCTCAATATTGGCGATCTGGATGCTGTCGAGTCGACGGTTACATTCAAAGCACCTCCTGCGGTCGAAGTCAAGACCGAGGcaagcaccagcagcgacaagccTCCCAAAAAGCAGGCCCGTGGTGGAGTTTGA
- a CDS encoding putative aspartate aminotransferase, whose product MLTAATIRTAVRASQAPLLGAMSLPAVRQFKSTWAHVKAGPPDPILGVTEAFKRDQDPRKINLGVGAYRDENGKPYVLPSVRQAEELVITAKGDKEYLPITGLADFTKNAAVLAYGKDSAPIKENRIAITQSISGTGALRIGGAFLQRHYPEAKTIYLPTPSWGNHTPIFRDSGLEVKQYRYYDKKTVGLDFKGMIEDIKAAPAGSIVLLHACAHNPTGVDPTVEQWKEISNVVKEKGHFPFFDMAYQGFASGDTDKDAFAVRHFVAEGHQICLSQSFAKNMGLYGERVGAFSIVCADPDERARVDSQIKIIVRPMYSNPPMHGAKIAGTILADQQLYQQWLGEVKGMADRINGMRSTLKDLLVQDFNSKLNWDHITNQIGMFAFLGISPEQVAKLVNEHHVYLTGDGRISVAGITDHNVKHLAESLHKVTS is encoded by the coding sequence ATGCTCACCGCTGCCACCATCCGAACGGCTGTTCGAGCCTCGCAGGCCCCTCTCCTGGGCGCTATGTCGCTACCTGCCGTGCGTCAGTTCAAGAGTACTTGGGCTCACGTCAAGGCTGGACCTCCTGACCCGATTCTCGGTGTTACCGAGGCGTTCAAGCGCGACCAGGACCCTCGCAAGATCAACCTCGGTGTTGGTGCCTACCGTGACGAGAACGGAAAGCCTTATGTGCTCCCCTCGGTGCGTCAGGCCGAGgagctcgtcatcaccgcTAAGGGTGACAAGGAGTACCTGCCCATCACTGGTCTCGCCGACTTTACCAAGAACGCCGCCGTTCTCGCCTACGGCAAGGACAGCGCGCCCATCAAGGAGAACCGCATTGCTATCACCCAGTCGATCTCGGGAACCGGTGCTCTTCGCATCGGTGGTGCTTTCCTGCAGCGACACTACCCCGAGGCCAAGACCATCTACCTGCCCACACCTTCGTGGGGTAACCACACACCTATCTTCCGTGACAGCGGTCTTGAGGTGAAACAGTACCGCTACTACGACAAGAAGACGGTGGGTCTCGACTTCAAGGGCATGATTGAGGACATCAAGGCGGCACCTGCCGGTTCGATTGTCCTGCTGCATGCGTGCGCGCACAACCCCACCGGTGTCGACCCCACCGTCGAGCAGTGGAAAGAAATCAGCAACGTGGTCAAGGAGAAGGGTCACTTCCCCTTCTTCGACATGGCCTACCAGGGCTTTGCCAGTGGTGACACGGACAAGGACGCCTTTGCGGTGCGCCACTTTGTCGCCGAGGGCCACCAGATCTGCCTCTCGCAGTCGTTCGCCAAGAACATGGGTCTGTATGGTGAGCGTGTCGGCGCGTTTTCGATCGTCTGCGCTGACCCTGACGAGCGTGCTCGTGTCGACAGCCagatcaagatcatcgTTCGGCCCATGTACTCGAACCCACCTATGCACGGTGCCAAGATCGCCGGTACCATCCTGGCCGACCAACAGCTGTACCAGCAATGGCTCGGTGAGGTGAAGGGCATGGCCGACCGCATCAACGGCATGCGATCCACACTCAAGGACCTGCTCGTGCAGGACTTTAACTCGAAGCTCAACTGGGATCACATCACCAACCAGATCGGCATGTTTGCCTTCCTCGGCATCTCGCCCGAGCAGGTGGCCAAGCTAGTCAACGAGCACCACGTCTACCTTACTGGAGACGGCCGTATTTCGGTCGCTGGTATCACCGACCACAACGTCAAGCACCTCGCCGAGTCGCTGCACAAGGTCACCAGCTAA
- a CDS encoding 40S ribosomal protein uS7: protein MAVKVGIPKDVAAVAAPQVGGVRLFGKWDAQEVEVKDISLTDYIALRNAVYTPHTAGRYQNKAFKKAQTPIVERLVNSLMMHGRNNGKKLMAVRIVAHAFEIINLLTDANPIQILVDAIINTGPREDSTRIGSAGTVRRQAVDVSPLRRVNTAITLLTTGTRESAFRNVKSIAECLADELINAAKGSSNSYAIKKRDEMERVARSNR, encoded by the exons ATGGCTGTCAAGGTTGGAATTCCTA AGGACGTTGCTGCCGTCGCCGCCCCTCAGGTTGGCGGTGTCCGACTTTTCGGCAAGTGGGA CGCCCAGGAGGTCGAGGTTAAGGACATCTCGCTCACCGACTACATTGCTCTGCGCAATGCCGTCTACACTCCCCACACTGCTGGCCGTTACCAGAACAAGGCCTTCAAGAAGGCCCAGACCCCCATCGTGGAGCGTCTTGTCAACTCGCTCATGATGCACGGCCGCAACAacggcaagaagctcatgGCTGTTCGCATTGTCGCCCACGCTTTCGAGATCATCAACCTGCTTACCGACGCCAACCCTATCCAGATCCTCGTTGacgccatcatcaacacTGGTCCTCGTGAAGACTCGACCCGTATCGGCTCGGCTGGTACTGTCCGTCGCCAGGCCGTCGATGTTTCGCCTCTCCGACGTGTTAACACCGCCATCACTCTCCTGACCACCGGTACCCGAGAGTCGGCCTTCCGCAACGTCAAGTCGATCGCCGAGTGCCTCGCTGACGAGCTCATCAACGCTGCCAAGGGCTCGTCCAACTCGTacgccatcaagaagcgtgacgagatggagcgTGTTGCCCGATCCAACCGTTAA
- a CDS encoding putative dihydrolipoamide acetyltransferase produces the protein MQALRALQRSGLQKAVAAASSSSSTLSHRSFHSSRRALEFSKFNMPAMSPTMTEGGIAAWKKQPGEAFSAGDVLLEIETDKATMDVEAQDDGVLAKILVGDGAKAVQVNSLIAIMAEEGDDLSGADAFAAKASSEGGEAKPAAKEEPKEEPKEEPKEESKPKDEPKQQESTPSSSSSSSSSSSFGSQSSGDRIFATPVARRLAQDKGIALNKIKGTGPEGRIIKADVENYKPEAAVAAPAASSAAPAKSAGAPAPAPAASEGGDYTDIPVSNMRRTIAARLTESKSSIPHYYVSIDVEMDKVLKLREVFNKAAAEKAGKDVEKAKAAKLSVGDFITKAAGVALKEVPEVNSAWYGDFIRQHNKADISIAVSTPTGLITPIVKDVGGSGLATISAATKSLAAKARAGKLAPQEYQGGSFTISNMGMFGITHFTAIINPPQSCILAIGGTEARLVPDAESEQGFRKAMIMQATISADHRTVDGATAAKWMKAFKDALENPLSFML, from the coding sequence ATGCAGGCTCTTCGTGCTCTTCAGCGATCTGGCCTCCAGAAGGCGGTCGCtgccgcctcgtcgtcgtcttcgacgCTCTCGCACCGATCCTTCCACTCGTCGCGACGTGCGCTCGAGTTCTCCAAGTTCAACATGCCCGCCATGTCACCCACCATGACCGAGGGTGGTATCGCCGcctggaagaagcagccCGGTGAGGCTTTCTCGGCCGGTGATGTtttgctcgagatcgaaacCGACAAGGCTACCATGGATGTAGAGGCTCAGGATGACGGTGTCCTCGCCAAGATTCTCGTCGGCGACGGTGCCAAGGCTGTCCAGGTGAACTCGCTCATCGCTATCATGGCCGAGGAGGGCGACGATCTTTCGGGCGCTGATGCCTTTGCCGCCAAGGCTTCGTCCGAGGGAGGCGAAGCTAAGCCAGCTGCCAAGGAGGAACCCAAGGAGGAACCCAAGGAGGAACCCAAGGAGGAATCCAAGCCCAAGGACGAGCCCAAGCAGCAGGAATCCACCccgtcctcgtcatcgtcatcctcttcgagctcgtcgttcGGATCGCAGAGCTCCGGCGACCGTATCTTTGCTACCCCCGTCGCGCGCAGGTTGGCGCAGGACAAGGGTATTGCGctcaacaagatcaagggTACCGGCCCTGAGGGCCGCATCATCAAGGCCGACGTCGAGAACTACAAGCCTgaggctgctgttgccgctcctgctgcttcgtctGCTGCTCCGGCCAAGTCGGCCGGTGCGCCCGCACCTGCTCCTGCCGCGAGCGAGGGCGGCGACTACACCGACATCCCCGTCTCCAACATGCGCCGCACCATCGCTGCGCGTCTCACCGAGTCCAAGTCGTCCATCCCACACTACTacgtcagcatcgacgtcgagatggacaaggTGCTCAAGCTTCGCGAGGTGTTCAAcaaggctgctgccgaaAAGGCGGGCAAGGACGTCGAGAAGGCCAAGGCTGCTAAGCTCAGCGTGGGCGACTTTATCACCAAGGCTGCAGGTGTAGCGCTCAAGGAGGTGCCCGAAGTCAACTCGGCCTGGTACGGCGATTTCATCCGACAGCACAACAAGGCGGATATCTCGATCGCGGTTTCCACGCCTACCGGTCTGATCACGCCTATCGTCAAGGATGTTGGTGGTTCGGGTCTGGCTACTATTTCGGCAGCTACCAAGTCGTTGGCTGCCAAGGCTCGTGCCGGCAAGCTAGCTCCGCAGGAGTACCAGGGAGGCTCTTTCACCATTTCCAACATGGGCATGTTCGGTATCACCCACTTCACCGCCATCATTAACCCTCCGCAGAGCTGCATCCTTGCCATTGGTGGAACCGAGGCGCGCCTCGTGCCTGacgccgagagcgagcaaggCTTCCGCAAGGCCATGATTATGCAGGCTACCATCTCGGCCGACCACCGAACCGTCGATGGTGCTACTGCTGCCAAGTGGATGAAGGCCTTCAAggatgcgctcgagaaCCCGCTCAGCTTTATGCTTTGA